In Nonlabens agnitus, the DNA window TTTTTAAATCGATTGTTATGTACAATTTAATTGGAGCAGGTCTTGTCGTTATCGGTGGTGGTATCGGTCTTGGTCAAATAGGTGGAAAAGCGATGGAAGCTATCGCTCGTCAACCTGAAGCAGCTGGAAAAATCCAAACTGCAATGATCATTATCGCAGCACTTCTTGA includes these proteins:
- the atpE gene encoding ATP synthase F0 subunit C, which translates into the protein MYNLIGAGLVVIGGGIGLGQIGGKAMEAIARQPEAAGKIQTAMIIIAALLEGLGFGALILGQVL